One window from the genome of Microtus ochrogaster isolate Prairie Vole_2 unplaced genomic scaffold, MicOch1.0 UNK49, whole genome shotgun sequence encodes:
- the LOC101993784 gene encoding cytochrome P450 1A1 — protein sequence MPSLYGLLTFLSATELLLAITTFCLGFWVVRATRTSVPKGLKSPPGPWGWPIIGHILTLGKNPHLSLTKLSKQYGDVLQIRIGSTPVVVLSGLDTIRQALVRQGDDFKGRPDLYSFNFISNGQSMTFNPDSGPVWAARRRLAQNALKSFSIASDPASASSCYLEEHVSKEAEYLIIKFQKLMAEDGHFDPYRYLVVSVANVICAMCFGQRYDHDNQELLSIVNLSNEFGEVTASGFPADFIPVLRYLPNSSLDVFKDLNKKVYNFMQKLIKEHYRTFEKGHIRDITDSLIEHCQDKKLDENANVQLSDDKVISVVFDLFGAGFDTVTTAISWSLMYLVTNPRVQRKIQEELDTVIGRNRRPRLSDRPQLPYLEAFILETFRHSSFLPFTIPHSTTRDTSLCGFYIPKGRCVFVSQWQINHDQELWGDPNNFRPERFLTPSGTLDKVLSEKVILFGMGKRKCVGETIGRWEVFLFLAILLQQIEFSVSPGEKVDITPIYGLTLKYARCEHFQVQMRSS from the exons ATGCCTTCCCTGTATGGACTTCTAACCTTTCTGTCAGCCACAGAGCTGCTCCTGGCCATCACCACCTTCTGCCTCGGATTCTGGGTGGTCAGAGCCACAAGGACCAGCGTCCCTAAAGGCCTGAAGAGTCCACCTGGGCCCTGGGGATGGCCCATCATTGGACACATATTGACTCTGGGGAAGAACCCACACCTGTCTCTGACCAAGCTGAGCAAGCAGTACGGGGATGTGCTGCAGATTCGCATTGGCTCCACCCCTGTGGTGGTGCTGAGTGGCCTGGACACCATCCGGCAGGCCCTGGTGCGTCAGGGGGATGACTTTAAGGGCCGACCAGACCTCTACAGCTTTAATTTCATCAGCAATGGGCAGAGTATGACTTTCAACCCAGACTCTGGACCAGTATGGGCTGCCCGGCGGCGCCTGGCCCAGAATGCCTTGAAGAGTTTCTCCATAGCCTCAGACCCAGCTTCTGCATCCTCTTGCTACTTAGAGGAGCATGTGAGCAAGGAGGCAGAATACCTCATTATCAAGTTCCAGAAGCTGATGGCAGAGGATGGCCACTTCGACCCTTATAGGTATTTGGTGGTATCAGTGGCCAATGTCATCTGTGCCATGTGCTTTGGTCAACGTTATGACCATGATAACCAAGAGCTGCTTAGCATAGTCAATCTGAGCAATGAGTTTGGGGAAGTTACTGCCTCTGGATTCCCAGCTGACTTCATCCCTGTCCTCCGCTACCTACCTAACTCGTCCCTGGATGTCTTCAAGGACCTGAATAAGAAGGTCTACAACTTCATGCAGAAGTTAATCAAGGAGCACTACAGAACATTTGAGAAG GGCCACATCCGGGACATCACAGACAGCCTCATTGAGCACTGTCAGGACAAAAAGTTGGATGAGAATGCCAATGTCCAGCTGTCAGATGATAAGGTCATTAGTGTCGTCTTTGACCTCTTTGGGGCAG GGTTTGACACAGTCACCACTGCAATCTCTTGGAGCCTCATGTACCTGGTGACAAACCCTAGGGTACAGAGAAAGATCCAGGAGGAGCTAG ACACAGTGATTGGCAGGAATCGGAGACCCCGACTTTCTGACAGACCTCAGCTGCCCTATCTGGAGGCCTTCATCCTGGAGACTTTCCGAcattcatccttccttcccttcaccaTCCCCCACAG caccacaagaGATACAAGTCTTTGTGGCTTCTATATCCCCAAGGGACGTTGTGTCTTTGTGAGCCAGTGGCAGATTAACCATGACCA GGAACTGTGGGGTGACCCAAACAATTTCCGGCCTGAAAGGTTTCTCACCCCCAGTGGCACTTTGGACAAGGTCCTCAGTGAGAAGGTTATTCTCTTTGGAATGGGCAAGCGGAAGTGTGTTGGAGAGACCATTGGCCGATGGGAGGTCTTTCTTTTCCTAGCCATCTTGCTGCAGCAAATTGAATTCAGCGTGTCACCGGGGGAGAAGGTGGACATAACTCCTATTTATGGACTGACTTTAAAGTATGCCCGCTGCGAGCACTTTCAAGTGCAGATGAGGTCTTCTTGA